Proteins encoded together in one Vigna angularis cultivar LongXiaoDou No.4 chromosome 5, ASM1680809v1, whole genome shotgun sequence window:
- the LOC108340250 gene encoding metacaspase-5-like, giving the protein MAKKAVLIGINYPGTKAELKGCINDVWRMHQCLVERYGFSEDNITVLIDTEKSYTEPTGKNIRSALTSLVRSAEPGDVFFVHYSGHGTRLPAETGEDDDTGFDECIVPADMNLITDDDFREFVEGVPSDCKLTIVSDSCHSGGLIDGAKEQIGNSTKRDEQHSGSGFGLSSFLRRTAEDAIESRGIHIPSALRHHRHKHDDETDDRDIELPHEQYGHVKNRSLPLSTVIEILKQKTGKSDIDVGKLRLSLYDIFGEDASPKVKKFMKVILNKLQHGDGGSDKHGGILGLVGSLAQEFIKQKLDANDNGYAKPAMETQVDSKYEAYAGSTKPRLPDGGILLSGCQTDQTSADASPAGNAANAYGAFSNAIQAIIEETRGAVTNQELVLKAREKLKRGGFTQRPGLYCSDHHVDGSFVC; this is encoded by the exons ATGGCGAAAAAGGCAGTGTTGATCGGAATCAACTACCCGGGCACCAAGGCGGAGCTGAAAGGTTGCATAAACGACGTGTGGCGGATGCACCAGTGCCTCGTCGAGCGTTACGGCTTCTCCGAAGACAACATCACCGTGTTGATCGACACGGAGAAATCGTACACGGAGCCGACGGGGAAGAACATCCGGTCGGCGTTGACCTCGCTGGTCCGATCGGCGGAGCCCGGAGACGTGTTCTTCGTGCACTACAGCGGACACGGAACGCGTCTTCCTGCGGAAACGGGAGAGGATGATGACACTGGATTTGATGAATGCATTGTTCCTGCTGATATGAACCTCATCACTG ATGATGATTTCAGGGAATTTGTTGAGGGGGTCCCTAGTGATTGTAAGCTCACAATAGTATCAGATTCTTGCCATAGTGGTGGCCTAATTGACGGAGCTAAGGAGCAGATAGGAAATAGTACGAAGAGAGATGAGCAACATTCTGGTTCTGGCTTTGGTTTGTCCAGTTTTCTACGTCGTACTGCGGAGGATGCCATTGAGTCTCGTGGAATTCATATTCCTTCAGCATTGCGCCATCATAGACACAAGCATGATGATGAAACTGATGATAGGGACATTGAACTTCCACATGAGCAGTATGGCCATGTAAAAAATAGGTCATTGCCACTTTCTACTGTCATAGAGATACTGAAGCAGAAAACTGGAAAAAGTGATATCGATGTTGGGAAATTGAGACTTTCACTTTACGATATTTTTGGGGAAGATGCTAGCCCTAAAGTAAAGAAGTTCATGAAGGTTATATTGAACAAACTCCAACACGGGGATGGTGGAAGTGACAAACACGGTGGAATCTTGGGGTTGGTGGGTAGTCTTGCCCAAGAGTTTATCAAGCAAAAGCTGGATGCTAATGATAATGGATATGCAAAACCTGCCATGGAAACACAGGTAGACAGTAAGTATGAAGCGTATGCTGGATCAACAAAGCCTCGTCTTCCAGACGGTGGAATTCTGTTGAGCGGTTGTCAGACTGATCAGACCTCTGCAGATGCAAGTCCAGCCGGTAATGCTGCCAATGCTTACGGAGCTTTCAGCAATGCAATACAGGCTATAATTGAGGAGACACGTGGTGCAGTCACAAATCAAGAACTTGTTTTGAAGGCAAGAGAGAAGCTTAAGAGAGGAGGTTTCACCCAAAGACCAGGACTCTACTGCAGTGATCACCATGTTGATGGTTCTTTCGTGTGTTGA